The following coding sequences lie in one Niabella agricola genomic window:
- a CDS encoding glycoside hydrolase domain-containing protein, whose translation MKSCLLILAVLAVHLLPAQTVKYTTAGSSWNTDSLGDHRVVVQFNGSGKVAKTVVEWRRRDPNPGAKRIIVQDAQTGAKIDNVKIAAVSNEKGTVLFEPVSGKGRYYLYYLVSKNSGSPNYPTVNYLKPENTATEAWLNTVPAQLPVNAPVVAIESSDAFNSFYPMEVTATEAEAHALLAKYQRTDYVVFPEDRQYPVKMFGQLPYRWVQRGAVKGFNGSSMRGENYSFQLAVYALKDLENLTVRFSDLEDGKGNRIPAAGMSCINTGGVDYTGKPFTKTIRVAKDSLQPLWCLADIPASVKPGVYKGEVVVRAAGAADTRVPVQLTVLPTLAKEGNITAPWNQTRLKWLNSTMAQENTVIAPYLPLVLKNNTIDLLGRRVTVDPSGFPAQLQTFFTEEMTGIKPGPNNIITEPIHFHFTGADGKDLKFKSGSLQYTEQSHGTIAWKTTNEHPQLQMEVAASLEFDGFLAYKVKVTALQDVDFKNITLHIPFTPEAATYLMGLGEKGRARPDSLSWKWDVAHKNQDGVWVGAVNAGLQYTLRDEHYVRPLNTNFYLQKPLLLPVSWGNDNKGGITIAQKGKSILADNYTGARSMKKGDTLYFNFNLLITPFHQLNTDFQWATRFYHRYDSISKIKNTGATVVNIHHGNAINPWINYPFIEWQQMKSYINQAHRSGLKVKIYNTVRELSNHAYELFPLRSLGHEVYSPGKGGGFRWLQEHVGADYIAAWFVPQVKDAAIINSGMSRWHNYYVEGMNWLTKNVGIDGIYLDDVAFDRITMKRIKRVLTADGHPGIIDLHSANQYNKSDGFINSANLYMEHFPYLNRLWFGEYFDYENNSPDFFLTEVSGIPFGLMGEMLQDGGNAWRGMVYGMTCRIPWTENADPTGIWKLWDNFGMQGAQMVGYWVGNNPVKTDNSKVKATVYKKNGKALVSVASWNETDTEIALDIDWKQLGIDPAKATVTAPAVKNFQEARNFKLGEKIPVARNKGWLLIIQQVAGLQ comes from the coding sequence ATGAAATCTTGTCTTTTAATACTGGCCGTTCTTGCTGTTCATTTACTCCCTGCTCAAACTGTTAAATATACAACCGCGGGCAGCAGTTGGAACACCGATTCCCTGGGCGATCACCGCGTGGTAGTGCAGTTTAACGGATCCGGGAAAGTGGCGAAAACAGTGGTGGAGTGGAGGCGAAGGGATCCCAACCCAGGGGCAAAAAGGATCATTGTACAGGATGCACAGACAGGTGCAAAAATAGACAATGTAAAAATAGCCGCTGTCAGTAACGAAAAAGGAACGGTTCTTTTTGAGCCGGTTTCAGGGAAGGGCCGGTATTACCTGTATTACCTGGTTTCTAAAAATTCAGGATCGCCTAATTACCCAACAGTGAACTACCTGAAACCTGAAAATACAGCAACAGAAGCCTGGCTGAACACTGTTCCGGCACAGCTTCCGGTAAATGCGCCGGTGGTAGCCATTGAATCGAGTGATGCATTTAACAGCTTTTACCCGATGGAGGTTACTGCAACAGAAGCTGAAGCCCATGCGTTGCTTGCAAAATACCAGCGCACCGATTACGTGGTTTTTCCCGAGGACCGTCAGTATCCCGTTAAGATGTTCGGGCAGCTGCCTTATCGCTGGGTACAGCGGGGCGCGGTAAAAGGATTCAACGGCAGCAGTATGCGCGGTGAAAATTATTCCTTTCAACTGGCCGTATATGCGCTGAAAGACCTGGAAAACCTTACGGTCCGTTTCTCAGATCTGGAAGATGGAAAAGGGAATCGCATTCCGGCCGCTGGCATGAGCTGTATCAATACCGGAGGGGTGGATTACACAGGAAAACCGTTTACCAAAACCATACGTGTAGCAAAGGACAGCCTCCAGCCCTTATGGTGCCTGGCAGACATTCCTGCATCGGTCAAACCGGGCGTTTACAAAGGGGAGGTAGTGGTGCGTGCTGCAGGTGCAGCAGACACCCGGGTTCCGGTTCAACTGACGGTGTTACCAACGTTGGCGAAAGAGGGCAATATTACAGCTCCCTGGAACCAGACCCGTTTAAAATGGCTGAACTCAACCATGGCCCAGGAGAATACGGTTATAGCCCCCTATCTACCGCTGGTGCTGAAAAATAATACCATCGATCTGCTGGGAAGAAGAGTAACAGTGGACCCTTCCGGTTTTCCTGCGCAGCTCCAGACTTTTTTTACAGAAGAAATGACCGGTATAAAGCCCGGGCCCAACAATATCATTACGGAGCCTATTCATTTTCATTTTACCGGGGCCGATGGTAAAGACCTGAAATTTAAAAGCGGGTCCCTGCAATATACCGAACAATCGCATGGAACCATTGCCTGGAAAACCACGAATGAGCATCCACAACTTCAGATGGAAGTAGCCGCCTCCCTGGAGTTTGACGGGTTTCTTGCTTATAAGGTAAAAGTAACCGCATTGCAGGATGTGGATTTTAAAAACATCACCCTGCACATTCCCTTTACTCCGGAAGCGGCCACATACCTGATGGGACTGGGAGAAAAAGGAAGGGCGCGCCCGGACAGCCTTTCCTGGAAATGGGATGTAGCGCATAAAAACCAGGACGGGGTTTGGGTGGGAGCGGTCAATGCCGGTTTACAATATACCCTGCGGGATGAGCATTATGTGCGCCCGCTGAATACCAATTTCTACCTGCAAAAGCCGCTGTTGCTGCCGGTGTCCTGGGGTAATGACAATAAAGGAGGGATCACGATCGCCCAAAAAGGTAAATCGATCCTGGCCGATAATTACACCGGTGCCCGCAGCATGAAAAAAGGAGATACACTTTACTTTAATTTTAACCTGCTGATCACCCCTTTTCATCAGCTCAATACCGATTTCCAGTGGGCTACGCGATTCTATCACCGGTACGACAGCATCAGCAAAATAAAAAATACCGGGGCCACAGTGGTAAACATTCATCATGGCAATGCCATCAACCCCTGGATCAATTACCCGTTTATTGAGTGGCAGCAAATGAAAAGCTATATCAACCAGGCACACCGCAGCGGGCTGAAAGTAAAAATATACAATACGGTACGGGAGCTGTCCAATCATGCATATGAGCTGTTCCCGTTGCGAAGCCTTGGACATGAAGTGTATTCACCAGGTAAGGGCGGTGGCTTCCGCTGGTTGCAGGAACATGTGGGGGCAGATTATATCGCAGCCTGGTTTGTACCACAGGTCAAAGACGCCGCCATTATCAATAGCGGTATGAGCCGTTGGCACAACTATTATGTGGAGGGCATGAACTGGCTTACAAAAAATGTGGGTATCGATGGCATTTACCTCGATGACGTGGCTTTTGACCGCATCACCATGAAGCGGATCAAACGGGTATTGACCGCTGATGGTCACCCCGGTATTATCGATCTGCATTCAGCCAACCAGTACAATAAAAGCGACGGCTTTATAAATAGCGCCAATCTTTACATGGAACATTTTCCTTACCTGAACCGCCTTTGGTTTGGCGAATATTTCGACTATGAAAATAATAGCCCGGATTTCTTTTTAACGGAAGTAAGTGGTATTCCTTTTGGCCTGATGGGCGAAATGCTGCAGGATGGGGGCAATGCCTGGAGGGGAATGGTATATGGTATGACCTGTCGCATTCCCTGGACAGAAAATGCCGATCCTACCGGTATCTGGAAGCTTTGGGACAATTTTGGAATGCAGGGTGCTCAAATGGTTGGGTATTGGGTAGGAAATAATCCCGTAAAAACCGATAATTCAAAAGTGAAAGCTACGGTGTACAAAAAGAATGGTAAAGCGCTGGTATCCGTTGCCAGCTGGAATGAAACCGATACAGAAATCGCACTGGATATCGATTGGAAACAATTGGGGATCGATCCTGCAAAGGCAACCGTAACCGCGCCGGCGGTTAAAAATTTCCAGGAAGCTCGGAACTTTAAGTTGGGGGAGAAGATACCTGTTGCCAGGAATAAGGGCTGGCTGTTAATCATTCAGCAGGTGGCTGGCCTTCAGTGA
- a CDS encoding DUF488 domain-containing protein, with translation MRPIITIKRIYEAPAKNDGLRVLVDRLWPRGIKKEAAAVDEWLKALAPSANLRKWFNHDPKKWAAFQEQYKEELKQNPAVEAFLKQHKGIKKITLLFGARDEQHNQAVVLREVLEQR, from the coding sequence ATGCGTCCAATTATTACCATTAAAAGAATATATGAGGCGCCCGCCAAAAACGACGGGCTCCGCGTGTTGGTAGACCGCCTGTGGCCAAGGGGTATCAAAAAAGAAGCCGCGGCTGTTGATGAATGGCTGAAAGCGCTGGCTCCCTCGGCCAACCTGCGGAAGTGGTTCAACCACGATCCGAAGAAATGGGCTGCGTTTCAAGAACAGTACAAAGAGGAATTAAAGCAAAACCCAGCAGTGGAAGCATTTTTAAAGCAGCATAAAGGCATTAAGAAGATTACTTTATTGTTTGGCGCACGGGATGAACAGCATAACCAGGCGGTGGTGCTGCGGGAAGTGTTGGAGCAACGCTGA
- a CDS encoding RrF2 family transcriptional regulator, whose translation MFSKTCEYAIRAMIYIAQQTRDGSRVGIKQIAAGIDSPEHFIAKILQELSRKGLVESMKGPTGGFYLEKASLNRSLADIVTAVDGDQLFQGCGLGLKQCSETNPCPIHFKFKKVRKEVQTMLEQAKLGAFIDKLDRNETFLKRSDLFMNKK comes from the coding sequence ATGTTTTCAAAGACCTGCGAATATGCAATACGGGCCATGATCTACATTGCGCAGCAAACCCGCGACGGGAGCCGCGTGGGGATCAAACAGATCGCTGCGGGTATCGATTCCCCCGAGCATTTTATTGCCAAGATCCTGCAGGAGCTTAGCCGTAAGGGGCTGGTGGAATCCATGAAAGGTCCTACGGGAGGGTTTTACCTGGAAAAGGCATCCCTGAACCGGTCCCTGGCAGATATTGTAACAGCCGTAGATGGGGATCAGTTGTTCCAGGGATGTGGCCTGGGGCTGAAACAGTGCTCGGAAACCAATCCCTGCCCGATACATTTTAAATTCAAAAAAGTACGGAAAGAAGTGCAGACCATGCTGGAGCAAGCGAAACTGGGTGCCTTCATCGACAAGCTCGATCGCAATGAAACCTTTCTAAAGCGGAGCGATCTCTTCATGAATAAAAAGTAA
- a CDS encoding group III truncated hemoglobin: protein MAEQKNDITTIADIRLLVDRFYISVRENEQIGPIFDAVIRDQWPQHLGKMYRFWETVLLGNHTYFGSPFPPHAKLPVTREHFDTWLHIWQQTIDTYFQGAKADEAKWRAEKMAAMFLSKIEYYQSTGKTPLV, encoded by the coding sequence ATGGCAGAACAGAAAAATGACATTACAACAATAGCAGATATACGGTTACTGGTTGACCGCTTTTACATATCGGTTCGTGAAAACGAGCAGATAGGGCCCATATTTGATGCCGTGATCCGCGACCAGTGGCCACAGCACCTGGGAAAGATGTACCGGTTCTGGGAAACCGTGCTGCTGGGCAATCATACTTATTTTGGAAGCCCCTTTCCTCCGCATGCAAAACTTCCGGTGACGCGGGAGCATTTTGATACCTGGCTACATATCTGGCAGCAAACCATCGATACCTATTTCCAGGGAGCTAAGGCAGATGAAGCAAAATGGCGGGCAGAGAAAATGGCGGCCATGTTCCTCTCTAAAATTGAATACTACCAAAGCACTGGAAAAACGCCGCTGGTGTAG
- a CDS encoding OmpA/MotB family protein, with product MTNRVFYGPIGAVVMALFFSGCVSNKKFTTLQTDYRNLNDRYQASQVDLAESKTRVKSLEEQLAQERANNASLKKALAALQATLDNSINQNTQGNVNISKLVDEINASNKYIQHLVNAKNKSDSLLIVLTNNLTRSLSRDELQDVDVKVLKGVVYISLADNMLYKSGSYEISDRAGDILSKIAKIIQDYKDYEVLVEGNTDNVPINRPNIRNNWDLSSLRAASVVMALQTQYGIDPKRLTAGGRGEYNPVADNNTEQGKSKNRRTQIIITPKLDQFMELIDKAPEKSKDTTQNPAPGI from the coding sequence ATGACGAATAGAGTATTTTATGGGCCAATAGGGGCCGTTGTTATGGCATTATTTTTTTCGGGATGTGTGAGCAATAAAAAGTTCACCACCCTGCAAACCGATTACCGGAACCTGAACGACCGGTATCAGGCCAGCCAGGTGGATCTGGCCGAAAGCAAGACACGTGTTAAGAGTCTTGAAGAACAATTAGCGCAGGAACGGGCCAATAATGCCTCGCTTAAAAAGGCATTGGCAGCATTGCAGGCAACGTTGGACAACAGTATTAATCAGAATACGCAAGGCAATGTAAACATCTCCAAACTGGTTGATGAGATCAATGCCTCCAATAAATACATCCAGCATCTGGTAAATGCCAAAAACAAGAGTGATTCCCTGCTGATCGTATTAACCAATAACCTTACCCGTTCTTTAAGCCGGGACGAACTCCAGGATGTGGACGTAAAAGTATTGAAAGGTGTGGTATACATTTCGCTTGCAGACAATATGCTGTATAAATCGGGCAGCTATGAGATTTCCGATCGTGCAGGCGATATCCTCAGCAAGATTGCCAAGATTATCCAGGATTATAAAGATTACGAAGTGCTGGTAGAAGGCAATACCGATAACGTACCAATCAACCGGCCCAATATCCGTAACAACTGGGACCTGAGTTCCTTAAGGGCTGCATCTGTGGTGATGGCGTTACAAACCCAATACGGCATCGACCCCAAACGCCTTACCGCCGGTGGGCGTGGCGAATACAATCCGGTAGCGGATAACAATACAGAACAGGGCAAATCCAAGAACCGCAGAACGCAGATCATTATCACTCCGAAGCTGGATCAGTTTATGGAACTGATCGATAAGGCCCCGGAAAAAAGCAAAGACACTACGCAAAATCCGGCTCCGGGAATCTAA
- the thrA gene encoding bifunctional aspartate kinase/homoserine dehydrogenase I produces MQVFKFGGSSVANAENIKKVAAIVDAAAKKNSIVVVVSALGGITDLLLMAGKEAAEGNEDFRSKVAAIEQRHFETIKELIPIASQSSLLSLVKKTMNEIEEVCNGIFLLREITPKNQDRLAAYGEWLSSQIIADAFKHLGLFVQWKDARQFIFTNSDYTHAEVYLEVTEKEIKKYFKENKSNVFVIPGFIGVDEQGVTTTLGRGGSDYTAALIAAAIDAESLQVWKDVNGMMTADPRLAANAKVIDHISYSEAMELSHFGAKVLYPPTIQPVMSKNIPLYIKNTFAPEMPGTVVGGKIKDTKVVREHIVSGISSVNNIALLSLEGSGMIGIPGFSKRLFEALSKERINVVLITQSSSEHSICVAIDQKYLPAARKVVDKTFADEIALNKVEPLKAETHLSIVALVGENMKSLPGVSGRMFGALGRNGINIRAIAQGSSEKNISTVIATDDVRKAINVLHEEFFETIQKQLNLFIVGLGNVGAKLMEQLKQQHAFLIQHLKLNVSVVGISNSRKMIFKERGISLSGWKESLAGGEPASITEFANEVIKRNMRNSIFVDVTANKEVAKVYDKMLQKSISVVACNKIAAASPFSEYKKLKELAHVFNAKFLFETNVGAALPVIGTLNDLRRSGDEIKRIEAVLSGTLNFVFNHYDGSRPFAAVVKQAQEEGYTEPDPRLDLSGTDVMRKILILAREAGYEMEMEDIINHSFMPASCMEGSVDAFYKAMEKEEAHFKSLLSAAQAANSKLKFVATFNEGKASVGLQHIKPENDLYHLYGKDNVVLFYTARYPEQPLVVKGAGAGADVTASGVFADIMRAVNE; encoded by the coding sequence ATGCAGGTCTTTAAGTTTGGGGGCTCTTCTGTAGCCAATGCTGAAAATATAAAAAAAGTTGCGGCCATTGTTGATGCTGCCGCAAAGAAAAATTCCATTGTTGTTGTTGTTTCTGCCTTGGGCGGTATTACGGATTTGCTTTTAATGGCCGGTAAAGAAGCCGCCGAAGGCAATGAAGATTTTCGGTCAAAAGTGGCCGCCATTGAGCAGCGGCATTTTGAAACCATCAAAGAGTTGATCCCGATTGCCTCTCAAAGCTCTTTATTGAGCCTGGTAAAGAAAACGATGAATGAAATAGAGGAGGTTTGTAACGGTATTTTTTTATTGAGAGAAATTACACCCAAGAACCAGGACCGGCTGGCTGCCTACGGCGAATGGCTGTCTTCGCAGATCATTGCAGATGCATTTAAGCACCTGGGATTGTTTGTGCAATGGAAAGATGCGCGCCAGTTCATCTTTACGAACAGCGATTATACGCATGCGGAAGTATATCTGGAAGTAACGGAAAAGGAAATAAAGAAATACTTCAAAGAAAATAAAAGCAATGTATTCGTAATCCCCGGGTTTATTGGCGTGGATGAGCAGGGGGTAACGACCACATTGGGCAGGGGAGGATCGGATTATACGGCTGCGTTGATTGCCGCGGCCATCGATGCGGAATCGCTCCAGGTATGGAAGGATGTAAACGGGATGATGACGGCCGACCCGCGCCTGGCGGCGAATGCAAAGGTGATTGATCATATCTCTTACAGCGAGGCGATGGAGCTTTCGCATTTTGGCGCCAAGGTGCTGTATCCTCCAACCATACAACCGGTAATGAGTAAGAACATACCGCTGTATATAAAAAATACGTTTGCTCCGGAAATGCCCGGTACCGTTGTAGGTGGAAAGATAAAAGACACCAAGGTGGTACGGGAGCATATCGTAAGCGGTATTTCCAGTGTAAATAATATTGCATTGCTGAGCCTGGAAGGCAGCGGTATGATCGGTATCCCGGGCTTCTCCAAACGCTTGTTTGAAGCCCTGAGTAAAGAGCGGATCAATGTGGTATTGATCACTCAAAGTTCTTCCGAGCATTCTATCTGCGTGGCCATCGATCAGAAATACCTGCCGGCTGCAAGAAAAGTGGTCGACAAAACCTTTGCTGATGAAATTGCACTCAATAAAGTGGAGCCGCTAAAGGCAGAGACTCACCTTTCGATTGTTGCCCTGGTGGGCGAAAATATGAAAAGCCTTCCCGGTGTCAGCGGCCGAATGTTTGGCGCATTGGGCCGCAACGGGATCAATATCCGCGCAATCGCCCAGGGCTCATCAGAAAAGAACATCAGCACGGTCATTGCTACTGATGATGTGCGCAAAGCCATCAACGTATTGCACGAAGAGTTTTTTGAAACCATTCAGAAGCAGCTCAACCTGTTTATTGTAGGCTTGGGAAATGTAGGTGCCAAGCTGATGGAACAATTAAAACAACAACATGCCTTCCTTATCCAGCATCTGAAATTGAATGTAAGCGTGGTGGGAATCAGTAACAGCCGCAAAATGATCTTTAAGGAACGGGGCATTTCCCTCAGTGGCTGGAAGGAATCCCTGGCCGGTGGCGAGCCCGCATCCATCACCGAATTTGCAAATGAAGTGATTAAGCGAAATATGCGGAACTCTATTTTCGTGGATGTTACGGCGAATAAAGAAGTAGCCAAAGTATATGATAAAATGCTGCAGAAGAGTATCTCCGTCGTAGCTTGTAACAAAATTGCAGCAGCTTCCCCGTTTTCAGAATATAAGAAATTGAAGGAACTGGCGCATGTATTCAATGCCAAATTTTTGTTTGAAACCAATGTGGGGGCCGCGCTTCCGGTAATTGGCACCCTGAACGATTTGCGGCGCAGCGGGGATGAGATCAAACGCATTGAAGCCGTGCTGAGTGGTACCCTGAACTTTGTGTTTAATCATTACGACGGATCACGCCCCTTTGCAGCGGTGGTAAAACAAGCCCAGGAGGAGGGATATACCGAACCCGATCCCCGGCTGGACCTGAGTGGCACCGATGTGATGCGCAAGATCCTCATCCTTGCCCGGGAAGCTGGTTATGAAATGGAAATGGAGGATATTATCAACCATTCCTTTATGCCGGCATCCTGTATGGAAGGATCTGTGGATGCCTTTTACAAAGCAATGGAAAAAGAAGAAGCACATTTTAAGAGCTTGCTGAGCGCCGCACAGGCCGCAAACAGCAAACTGAAATTTGTGGCCACTTTTAACGAAGGCAAGGCCTCCGTAGGCCTGCAGCATATAAAGCCCGAAAATGATCTCTATCATTTATACGGAAAAGACAATGTGGTGCTGTTTTATACCGCCCGTTACCCAGAGCAACCCCTTGTTGTAAAGGGGGCCGGTGCCGGTGCAGATGTAACGGCCAGCGGGGTATTTGCCGATATTATGCGTGCGGTAAATGAATAA
- a CDS encoding homoserine kinase, translating to MKQVTIKSPGTVANLVCGFDILGLALNDPYDIMEFRLLNEPRVSIHNKDHFGLPTEPEQNVAGVVLLAAIEKAGGNIGFEVTIEKRIKPGSGLGSSAASAAGAAVGANLLLDNRFNTEELVQLAMIGEKLASGVKHADNITPCILGGITLIRSIHPMDIVPLAAPELFVTVVHPQIEVRTADARQILKQKVLLKDAIKQWGNIAGLVAGFMRNDKALISRSLEDVIIEPVRSILIPGFDEVKHQCKEAGALGGGISGSGPSIFMLSETETVAQDVAGIMKAIYSGIGIDHYVYVTTINKRGVEVVNRE from the coding sequence ATGAAACAAGTAACAATAAAATCGCCGGGCACTGTAGCCAACCTGGTTTGCGGGTTTGATATCTTAGGGCTTGCCTTAAACGACCCGTATGATATCATGGAATTCCGGCTGCTCAACGAGCCGCGCGTGAGTATACACAATAAAGATCATTTTGGTTTACCTACCGAACCGGAACAGAATGTAGCGGGAGTGGTATTGCTGGCGGCTATTGAAAAGGCCGGAGGCAATATTGGGTTTGAGGTAACCATTGAAAAGCGGATCAAACCAGGCAGCGGATTGGGGTCCAGTGCCGCCAGTGCTGCCGGTGCCGCAGTAGGCGCCAATCTGCTGCTCGATAACCGCTTTAATACGGAAGAACTGGTGCAGCTGGCGATGATCGGCGAAAAGCTGGCCAGCGGGGTAAAACATGCGGATAATATTACCCCTTGTATATTAGGGGGCATCACGCTGATCCGTTCCATTCATCCGATGGATATTGTACCGCTGGCAGCACCGGAATTATTTGTAACGGTGGTGCATCCCCAGATAGAAGTGCGCACAGCCGATGCCCGGCAGATCCTGAAACAAAAAGTGCTGTTGAAGGATGCCATTAAACAATGGGGAAATATTGCCGGACTGGTAGCGGGTTTTATGCGGAATGATAAGGCACTCATCAGCCGGTCGCTGGAGGATGTGATCATTGAGCCGGTAAGAAGTATTCTTATTCCTGGGTTTGATGAGGTAAAACACCAGTGTAAAGAAGCTGGAGCCCTGGGCGGGGGTATTTCCGGCTCGGGTCCATCGATCTTTATGCTCAGTGAAACCGAGACGGTGGCACAGGATGTCGCCGGTATTATGAAAGCCATTTATTCAGGGATCGGTATTGATCATTATGTGTACGTAACTACGATTAATAAGAGGGGTGTGGAAGTAGTGAATAGGGAATAG
- the thrC gene encoding threonine synthase, with protein MQYYSLNRRSPNVSFKEAAVMGQAPDKGLYFPESLPQVEPDLIHYIETLPEAEIAFRVIRPYVGAAIPEEILFDIVSQTVNFPFPLQPVTDTIASLELFHGPTLAFKDVGARFMSRCLEYFLKDQRKEVTVLVATSGDTGGAVASGFYGVEGVNVVILYPKGRVSPVQEQQLTAMGKNITALEVAGSFDDCQRMVKQAFTDADIHARRFLTSANSINVARWLPQQFYYFFAYKQWKEKAIVPVVVVPSGNFGNICAGLLARATGLPLGHFIAACNANDVVPSFLQTEHWQPQKAVATLSNAMDVGDPSNFVRILELFDQQFLKLKEHLSAVSISDADTIATISRVYRETSYTLDPHGAVAYKALEDYQQAHPGSRGLILETAHPVKFPDAVKKATGTEVEIPASLLELMLQPKHTVEMPPDYAAFKEYLMHR; from the coding sequence ATGCAATACTATAGTTTAAACCGCCGGTCGCCGAACGTAAGTTTTAAAGAGGCCGCCGTTATGGGCCAGGCTCCGGATAAGGGACTGTATTTTCCCGAAAGCCTGCCACAGGTGGAACCGGATCTGATCCATTATATTGAAACGCTTCCCGAGGCAGAAATCGCATTCCGCGTAATCCGTCCTTATGTGGGGGCTGCCATTCCTGAAGAGATCTTGTTTGATATTGTATCTCAAACGGTAAATTTTCCGTTCCCCCTGCAACCGGTAACGGATACCATTGCCTCACTGGAATTGTTTCACGGGCCTACACTGGCGTTTAAGGATGTAGGTGCCCGCTTTATGAGCCGCTGCCTGGAATATTTCCTGAAAGATCAGCGAAAAGAAGTGACCGTGCTGGTGGCTACTTCCGGAGATACCGGTGGGGCCGTAGCCAGTGGCTTTTACGGTGTGGAAGGTGTAAACGTGGTGATCCTTTATCCCAAAGGGCGCGTAAGCCCGGTGCAGGAGCAGCAGCTGACCGCCATGGGAAAGAATATTACGGCGCTTGAGGTAGCCGGCAGTTTCGACGATTGCCAGCGGATGGTGAAACAGGCATTTACCGATGCCGATATACATGCCAGGCGTTTTCTTACATCGGCCAATTCCATCAATGTAGCCCGCTGGCTGCCCCAGCAGTTTTATTATTTCTTTGCCTATAAACAATGGAAGGAAAAAGCCATTGTCCCGGTTGTAGTGGTGCCCAGCGGTAATTTCGGAAATATCTGTGCCGGGCTGCTGGCCAGGGCAACGGGTTTGCCCCTGGGGCATTTTATTGCCGCCTGTAATGCCAATGATGTAGTACCCTCCTTTTTGCAAACGGAACACTGGCAACCCCAAAAGGCGGTGGCCACCCTTTCCAACGCTATGGATGTGGGCGATCCCAGCAATTTTGTTCGTATTCTGGAATTGTTTGATCAGCAGTTCCTGAAACTGAAGGAACATCTTTCTGCAGTAAGCATCTCCGATGCGGATACGATTGCCACCATCAGCAGGGTATATCGGGAAACCAGTTACACCCTGGACCCTCATGGCGCGGTAGCATATAAAGCCCTGGAAGATTACCAGCAGGCCCACCCCGGAAGCCGGGGGCTGATCCTTGAAACAGCACATCCGGTCAAATTCCCGGATGCTGTAAAAAAAGCCACCGGTACTGAAGTTGAGATTCCCGCATCATTGCTGGAGCTCATGCTGCAGCCTAAGCATACGGTGGAGATGCCGCCAGACTATGCGGCCTTCAAAGAATACCTGATGCACCGCTAG
- a CDS encoding CDP-alcohol phosphatidyltransferase family protein, with protein MKQIPNLFTLLNLVFGCLAIKAILQPEPFFFAAGDTGPTTGMIVGSFFLLLAAIVDFLDGFVARLFKATSAMGEQLDSLADAVSFGVAPGMILYRLLETGWSGHADFSQWWLLPAFIFPCAAVWRLAKFNLDKEQRYYFKGIPTPAAGLTVASLPVVAYYGTPAVNTLVFNPVTVYAVILVVSGLMVSNLPIISLKFKAYTLKANTDKLLLVLIAVLSALFFKWMAVPVVFVAYVIVSLIFKPNRRD; from the coding sequence ATGAAACAGATTCCCAATTTATTTACGCTGTTAAACCTGGTATTTGGCTGCCTGGCTATAAAGGCGATCCTGCAGCCGGAGCCGTTTTTTTTTGCTGCCGGCGATACCGGCCCCACCACGGGAATGATCGTAGGCAGTTTTTTCCTGTTGCTGGCGGCTATTGTCGACTTTCTGGATGGTTTTGTTGCCCGGCTGTTTAAAGCTACTTCGGCAATGGGAGAGCAGTTGGATTCCCTGGCCGATGCCGTAAGCTTTGGAGTGGCGCCCGGCATGATCCTGTACCGGTTGCTGGAAACGGGCTGGTCCGGCCATGCAGACTTTAGCCAGTGGTGGCTGTTGCCGGCCTTTATTTTTCCCTGCGCCGCGGTTTGGCGGCTGGCCAAGTTCAACCTGGATAAAGAACAACGCTATTATTTTAAAGGCATTCCTACACCGGCAGCCGGACTTACTGTGGCTTCATTACCGGTGGTTGCCTACTATGGAACGCCTGCGGTCAATACACTGGTATTTAACCCCGTGACCGTATATGCCGTAATTCTGGTGGTGAGCGGTCTTATGGTAAGCAACCTGCCGATTATCAGCCTGAAGTTTAAGGCATATACATTAAAAGCCAATACTGACAAGCTGTTGCTGGTATTGATCGCCGTTCTTTCGGCCCTCTTTTTTAAATGGATGGCGGTTCCGGTGGTATTTGTAGCCTATGTTATTGTATCTTTGATTTTTAAGCCAAACCGAAGGGACTGA